The genomic stretch aatgtaataaaataataatcttAAATCACCTTTAGTCATATAACATCTAATTAATCCACCCTAAAACCCATAAAATATATAACTTAACCAATAAGATAGCTTGTTCTAGTAAGTAAACTCTTCTTTTGACTTATATGTCTTGCTTGCTACATTGAATTAGCAAAGTGAATTGTATAAACTGAATTTTTTCtgtattaattataatataaaaaaattaatttagattggccgaataattaatttatttctcTGTTTAAACAAGTATCATGTGTTTGAATTTATCCCGTCTTATATATCTAACAATTTATTAGCCaataataaacttttaaatagaGTTTAAAATTGTGACGAATTAGTCTTTAACCTATCagactaaaaaatattataaacaaacaaaatttataatataaaaaattattagaattttcTCTTACATTAATTAATGTActaatcaaataataaattattaataaatatttataacaaAATCACTTTAGAATATATGatgtaaattaattaaaaagaataaattattctatttatttttaaaacatcTAGTAATGTATAGAATCTGCATAGCTATCTATAAGTTTGACTATTCTATATATATAGTTACCCGTTATTACTTGTGGATCACAGGATCAGATTTCCTGACTCATTACctgattttttattaaaaatttaggaGTTAAATTATTTACACTCATCTAAACTTTATCgacataattaaataaataaaaatattatttatacgtcaaaattaatcattaaaattaattattatatatttatatataaatatatataatttaatttatttttaatattttatattttaatatatattatattttaataatgttcataatctatatataattaaataatgaaaaCCAACGTGTAGTTGACAaagataattaatattttgatacattatctaaaattattttacatatatatgtaattatacgaaaatatattaataaaccgaattattttttatattaattatataaataattatttaaaaaaataaatataattaaataattatataaaatattttatattattaatacatcagaattaaactaataataacaaaaataacaacaataataataataatagtataaAGTAGGACTCCAAGTTGTTCCTTGTGTCTATAAATAGAGATGGAAGGTATCATTGGTACCATTTCTGAGTTTCAGTTTCTCACAAAATCTCTATAAAGAAGAAGCAGCTTTCATCACATCATTTCTTcttttacttcttcttcttcttcttgtcatCATCCCTCACGGTTGTCGATtcctgcttttttttttttttttaccttttaCTCTTTTTTTCAACAACCCAATTCCCAAAACATAAACTTTTTTGGTCTCTTTCACGCAATCTTCACTTGCACAAGGTTGCTTTCAAAGCTTCAAACTTCAAATCTCCATTTTTGTGTCACAACAGTTTCCCCTGTTTTCCTCAGGTGAGTTTCCCCATAAAAAAACTCTATGgtactctcttttttttttgtcctcCTTTGAATTTTCAATAATCAGTTCAAGGGTCATACAATTATGCTATTTTCTCTCAATTGGGTCCTCAAACTTTGAATCTTTTTTCTGATTTTTATCGTGCATGCATGGAAACCACTAATAACTTCATCATATCTATCTCTCTGTATTTTTCAGCTTCCCCTGTTTTGAAAAAGAGCTCTCTgttttttcttccttcttcgCAATCAAGAATGGCCATAAAGACAATCGAATTGTTGAAGGGGTGCGCTTCCCAAGAAGAGATGATGGAAGTTCTTGCAGCTGTGGCTTCCGATTTGGGTGATGTGATCGAAGATTTGAACAACTTGCAGGTGATTCCACTGAAAGGTGCAATGACCAATGAGGTTTTCCAAGTAAATTGGCCAACCAGAAATGGTGGAGGCGGTTTGAGGAAGGTTTTGGTTCGATTGTATGGCGAAGGTGTTGAGGTTTTCTTCAACAGAGATGAAGAAATTCGAACCTTTGAGTGCATCTCAAATCATGGACAGGGTCCAAGGCTTCTTGGAAGGTTCACCTCTGGCAGAGTTGAAGAGTTCATTCATGCTAAGGTTTGTCATaataatcttattttttattattatttttgtttacttttaaccttttttttttaataatttgtaTAACATGTTGGGTGTTGAGATTAATTATGATGCAAAGAATATGATAAGTCAATCATCCAATGACATGTTTTTATTTGGAAGACTTTTATGTTTGTGGAGATTGAGTCtactaataatttttagaataattatCCATCTTAGTGTTtgagatttttaaaattaaacactttaatcttttaattttaaaatacataaaatagtACAAAACAGGATAAAACAATATAGTCGAATTAATATAGtcgaatttgatttgaaaagtgaacaaaaagtttaaaaaatattaaaataatttctgaagtaacaacaacaataaagtCTTATCCTACTTGGTAgttaaaataatttcaaaaacaattttaaaaattttaaaatagttattttaatgattaaactaattaaattagaGGAGAGTCTATTGTCTAATAGAAATAAATATTTCTGgataattattctaatttttattgatgtaagaataattcattatttaatatttatataacttttttatatttGCAAAGTCATAGTAGGGTATCAGCATccttagaaaataaaaagtatagTGAATGAGGTTTAGATTGATGGTTATATTTGAGTTTTGAGCTAAGTCAGTCATACAAGTTGGAGttaatttatgttttctttCGAACTTTATCCTTGGAAATTTTGCTAAAGATATTGGGGAATTGCTGAAAAGTTGGAGAAAGTTTGACTTTATATTCTGCACTAGAAAACATGATCACTCTTTTCAGGGGTGATATTTGATGGTTGGACATCTTTCCAATGATGATACTCTCCTGAATAGAAATTATATTTCcacaattttaatattaaaaaaatatattataatattaataatatttcaATTAAACAGTGTCTTTAGGTGGAAAAAAACATCCATACCCAAAAGAAATCAAACATGTCCACACACAGcctaatttttactttttaataaatTCCTTTTTGAAGGGGTATAGAAAACATTGAAAATATCAAGATATTATTATAAGTTTCATATATACccttaaaaaattaaatgcatAAATTTGGTTGCAACTtgcaataattattataatctAATGTTTGTGCTTTGAAGAACATATGCTCATTTTCAAAGTTAATGGGAATTACTAGTCCATTTTACTTTATTCTGTAGTAGTCAAATAGCTTTTAATTTTGTTCTGAATTCGCCATTTTCTGACTTTATTCCCATTTTCCTTTTAGCAAAGAATGGTTAGTATTGCCTATTAATTGTTTTTGGTTCAATAATTTTGAAGCATCTTGAAGATATTAAATTGAATGCTTGACCCAAAAGAAGATATTTAATTGGATGGTGCTGAATCACTAGAATGAGATCAGATTCTCAAGctgattcttttttttttctttcttttttttttttagcaaaGGTgcctctttttttcttattcttattccttCCCTGATTGATTGATATTTCTGTTTGTGGTATTATACTAATTACTAAACCAATTTGCTTACATGAATTGAAGGGTATCTTAAAAGTGTTGAGCAAATATGGAATTATCAGACTTGGAAGTCTTTTTGATTTGGTGTCTATTTCATTCATATTCATTTATACTATAATATTAGATTATCAAAGCAATTAAGTAATTTAGGAACTAAGGTTTCCATTTATACTTCCTTCAAAATATGCAAATGAATGTAATAGTATCTCCCTTTGAACTAGGCACTTCATTCCTCTATTTGAGTTCCAGAAGTGAATACAAACTATATTGAGTAATGCTAAgtagacaaaaaaaaaacagtaaTAAGGTAAGTTATGACCGTTTTTGGCTGATTTTCTTTGGTTACCAGACATTTCGGATATTTCTATATGATTAGTCCTTTTCATTAGCTGTTGATGACGCTTTGAATTCGCAGTGGATTGAAATTGATTCATCAAGTCTTTCTAGAAGTAAAAAAGAATATgtataatttgattaaaaaaagcAATATCATTTGCATTTGTAGCATAAGTATTGTGTATAATCTGCtgtttttcttctccttctagACTCTCTCAGCTGCCGACCTCCGGAACCCGGAAATATCTCCTTTGATAGCCTCTAAGATGAGAGAGTTCCATTCGCTTCACATGCCGGGTCCTAAGAAGATTCAGCTATGGCAGAGACTAAGGTAAACATGGATTTCTGAAGTTAAGGTGTTAGAATTATTATAGCTATGCATAATCAAAATTCTAAAATGTTCTCCCCTATGTTGTTATTACCAGGAATTGGCTTAGTCAAGCCAAGAGTTTGTGCTCTGCTAAGGATATCAAAAACTTTGGTTTGGACAAACTAGATGAGGAAATAAATAAGCTTGAGAAGAAGTTATGTGAAGGATATCAAGAGATTGGTTTCTGTCACAATGACCTTCAATATGGTAACATAATGATGGAAATAGAGACAAGGGCAATAACTATCATTGTAAGTTATCTTcaaatttctcttctttttttccccATTTCTTATGttatttatatgatttgaaCTTGGTATTAATCTTTACTTATTTTCCATGTTATATAGGATTATGAATATGCAAGTTACAATCCTGTTGCTTATGATTTGGCGAATCATTTCTGCGAAATGGCGGCCGATTACCACACAGACACCCCTCATGTTCTGGACTACAGTAAATATCCTGGTAGGTTTTTAGATTAGATTGTGTCAAGTTTGTTCTTGAGTTATTATTATGAATTCTAGCAAGATTTTTGCTGATACAATTTCGACATTTTTATCACAGGACTAGAGGAGCGCCAACGCTTTATTCGAGTCTATCTGAATTCAGAAGGTTCATCCACCAACCTATTCTTTCTGTCAAAAGAATCAATACTAGCAATTAGAATTCCAAAGTTATCAGAACTTGAACATGTTTCTAAAATTTGTTTTGTGAATCTTTGTTCACAGGAAAGAAGCCAAGCAAAACTAAAGTGGAGCAACTACTCAACACTACAGAGAAATACACTCTTGCAAACCATCTATTCTGGGGTTTGTGGGGGCTCATTTCTGTAAGTTTTTCCAAaactaaatcttaaatttttgtGTGTGCTAATTATGATTTATGCCTATTATTGATTTATGTTTGGATTCATGTTTTGTTTTGCAGAGTTATGTTAATAAAATTGACTTTGACTACAAAGAATATGCAAGGCAGAGGTTTCAGCAATATTGGTTGACAAAGCCTGCTTTGTTGGATTCAGAAGGCAATGTTTCTGAAGATGAAATTGTGGCATCCTTCATATAATTACCTTCTTAGCCAAGTTAATCTTAATTAGTAGTATTTATTCAATAACAACCTCTAATGGCATGATCATATGCAGTGTTATATTTGTAAATAATATAATCACTGACAATGTGTGATGaatttttgtcatttttttttctgtttttactAATATAGTTGCTTATCAATGATCAATCCCTCTCTCTGGGGATTGAGATGGTGAATGAAATTGAGAATTACTAGTTATGTTATTTGCAATATCTTGTTAATCTTCTAGCTCTGACATAGTAAAGTAAGAACTAAACTGATGTTATGATTGGAAAAATTTAAATAAGGATGGGATTGTATACAATagttttaaatataaaaaggtTTAATTAGTTTTGCgaaaattttaattaagtttttgtaccttttttttttaattgagttcttccaccaaatttttttttaagcgAAAGTATGAGGAACTAATtgaatatttgtacaatgtgtataatagaagtttatggagtattagagatataattattagtgttataTTTTCTTATCAGCTGaagtttttgggatgagtgatatcatgacatggtattagagtgCTAGATCTGAAAAGTTaagagttcgatccttggtAAATattcggatggttattctagataGTATGGGAGATgttcattgtacacattgtacaaatagtccATTACTGATAAGAGAgatctaattgaaaaaaaaaaaattggtgcatgGATCCAATTAAAaggatctaattaaaaattttacaaaattacagaataattaaaccataTAAAAAATACAACAGTATTGTGAATTGCTTATTCCAATCTGATCAATTTGCTCAAAAATTGTTTACatctataaaattattttttaaaatttaaataagtatGAGATTGTAATAAATAATTATGGCAATTATTTTATTtcactattatatatatatatatatatatatataattgttgTCTAAATAACTACTATTGCCTTAGAGAAGCTAAAATAGGATAATTGAAGCATAGATCACTTATAGATTTGATCAAAATTAATTATGCTAACATTAGAATTCAAAAATCAAGTCGGTTTGTTGAATTGGGGAAtactatgaaaaaaaaaaaaacttttaagcATCACAATTCGCTTAAAATGTTCTTTGAATAGTTACACGTATAAGATGCTACTTTTTTCAATTATTCATTTTTCTAGAGAAAATTAAAATCTCATAAAAAGCGAAAGAGCTTTTTTCTTGAATCAAGATGCAATATATTAAGATGAAATCCAAGGTTCTTCAAGAATAGTGTTATAGGATTCAGCAATTGCATGTGTTGTATGTACCATTATTCTTAGCCATAagtctctctctcttttttttaacgCCAATTCTCAAGTAAATTACCATGGACTAGACTTAatataaacttaaaaaatattccTTAGTGTCATTATATGGAATATTCTTCgcttaatttaatttgtttctcCTCCTTACACCGAGAGCTACAAGTATAAATACCAATatataaacaaacaaaataataacTTCTTAttgtacaaaaataatattgtTATAGGATAGTTTATTATTTTGGTTAGCCTTGCCTACCTCTTAAATTTGACGAAGGGTTTTGCTATGCTGCttaacgttttttttttctattatttgtgaattatgttcataacaaaaaaaaaaccgtTGTATGTCAGTTTACACGGAATTTATTATtgtaaatatatatgtaataacataaataataaaattaagttGGATTAGTTTAGTGGTTAAGTCATTAGTCCACTTAAATAAGTGTCGGATTTGAATCCTATCTTGTGCATGCACAAACCCATTGACCAGTAAACCTTTAAATAAAGCTCCGATCTGTGATAAATTATTCCTTGACCTGTCATATTGGGGAATACCATgagaaacaaaaacaataataaataataatatattacagcaataattttttaatcattCAATTATTTCTCTCAATGCcgaatattaaattaatatttttcataattctAAAACTATTTTTCATGTAAATATAAACATAGTTGTGATTTGTGAACGAGTAAAGTTCtaaaatttagaagttttatTATACAAATTGGAATAATGGTACAATTAAAGTGAGGTTATAACtcattataagaaaaagatcaCAGGTCTTAAAATTACGGAGATGGGCTAAATTTTAAGGTTAATGAGTTATAAGTTGTTTAGTTGGGACAACATAAAAAGTCTTTATTGCAGCCGAGGCCTT from Arachis stenosperma cultivar V10309 chromosome 9, arast.V10309.gnm1.PFL2, whole genome shotgun sequence encodes the following:
- the LOC130950622 gene encoding probable choline kinase 1, with amino-acid sequence MAIKTIELLKGCASQEEMMEVLAAVASDLGDVIEDLNNLQVIPLKGAMTNEVFQVNWPTRNGGGGLRKVLVRLYGEGVEVFFNRDEEIRTFECISNHGQGPRLLGRFTSGRVEEFIHAKTLSAADLRNPEISPLIASKMREFHSLHMPGPKKIQLWQRLRNWLSQAKSLCSAKDIKNFGLDKLDEEINKLEKKLCEGYQEIGFCHNDLQYGNIMMEIETRAITIIDYEYASYNPVAYDLANHFCEMAADYHTDTPHVLDYSKYPGLEERQRFIRVYLNSEGKKPSKTKVEQLLNTTEKYTLANHLFWGLWGLISSYVNKIDFDYKEYARQRFQQYWLTKPALLDSEGNVSEDEIVASFI